From a region of the Hemibagrus wyckioides isolate EC202008001 linkage group LG14, SWU_Hwy_1.0, whole genome shotgun sequence genome:
- the sqor gene encoding sulfide:quinone oxidoreductase, mitochondrial: MASALMSQVPLVQKSNRLLYSVKSHFHTSNGLSSKEHYKFVVLGGGCGGIAMGARMKRKVGAEHVAIVEPSEMHYYQPMWTLVGAGAKTVSASGRSTASVMPSGVKWVKSKVMKLDPKNNTVFTESGKEISYDYLIVALGLKLNYEKIKGLPEGFEHPKIGSNYSLATVEKTWKALQNFKQGNAVFSYPNTPVKCGGAPQKIMYLSDSYMRKTGKRSKANIIYNTSLPVLFGVKKYADSLWEIVKSRDLNINLRHNLIEVRADKQEAVFENLDKPGETKVFEYEMLHVTPPMGPPPVLQGSSLEDVTGWLNVNKDTLQHKTYANIFGIGDCTNLPTSKTAAAVAAQTAVLDRTITKVMKNDKPDKKYDGYTSCPLVTSYKTVILAEFDYDGQPLETFPVDQSKESRIMYHMKADIMPHLYWHGLLKGLWGGPGPYRKIMHLGMK, translated from the exons ATGGCATCTGCTTTAATGTCACAAGTACCTCTGGTTCAAAAGTCTAACAGACTGCTTTACTCTGTCAAGTCCCACTTCCACACCAGCAATGGATTGTCCTCCAAGGAGCATTATAAGTTTGTGGTGCTTGGAGGTGGCTGTGGTGGTATTGCAATGGGCGCACGCATGAAAAGGAAAGTCGGTGCAGAACATGTGGCCATCGTGGAGCCCAGCGAG ATGCATTATTACCAGCCCATGTGGACGTTAGTAGGGGCCGGAGCTAAAACCGTTAGCGCATCTGGACGCTCCACTGCCAGTGTGATGCCCTCTGGAGTCAAATGGGTCAAGTCCAAAGTCATGAAGCTTGACCCGAAAAACAACACTGTCTTCACAGAGTCTGGGAAAGAA ATTTCCTATGACTACTTGATTGTAGCACTTGGCCTGAAGCTCAACTATGAGAAG ATTAAAGGACTTCCAGAAGGTTTCGAACATCCAAAGATTGGATCAAATTATTCCCTGGCAACAGTGGAGAAGACCTGGAAAGCATTACAGAACTTCAAGCAGGGAAATGCTGTGTTTTCCTATCCCAACACTCCTGTGAAATGTGGAGGAGCTCCTCAGAAGATCATGTACCTTTCTGATTCCTACATGAGAAAG ACAGGAAAGCGGTCGAAAGCCAACATCATTTACAACACATCATTGCCTGTGTTGTTTGGTGTGAAGAAATATGCTGATTCGCTCTGGGAAATTGTGAAAAGTCGGGACCTGAACATAAACCTCCGACACAACCTTATTGAGGTCCGAGCCGACAAGCAGGAAGCGGTATTCGAGAACCTTGATAAACCTGGAGAAACAAAGGTTTTTGAG TATGAGATGCTCCATGTTACCCCTCCTATGGGACCACCACCCGTGCTTCAGGGATCTTCGTTGGAGGATGTAACTGGCTGGCTTAATGTAAATAAAGACACCCTTCAGCACAAGACGTACGCTAACATCTTTGGAATTGGGGACTGCACCAATCTTCCAACTTCCAAAACCGCAGCTGCTGTAG ctgCACAAACGGCCGTCCTCGATAGGACCATTACcaaagttatgaaaaatgacAAGCCTGATAAAAAG TATGATGGCTACACCTCTTGCCCTTTGGTGACCAGCTACAAGACGGTCATCTTGGCCGAGTTTGACTATGACGGACAACCTCTGGAGACCTTCCCAGTAGATCAGAGCAAAGAAAGCAGAATCATGTATCATATGAAAGCTGACATAATGCCCCATCTGTACTGGCATGGTCTTCTCAA GGGACTTTGGGGAGGCCCGGGACCATACAGAAAAATCATGCACCTTGGAATGAAATAG